From a region of the Daphnia pulicaria isolate SC F1-1A chromosome 1, SC_F0-13Bv2, whole genome shotgun sequence genome:
- the LOC124338298 gene encoding uncharacterized protein LOC124338298: MDQMFQIMSNEAAIQSPCGLRAFQTKLGRMIAGPSQETKSKTGTQVIQNLILTSSYPIPQITSTFAASSQKRKILSTQANKTPMEKETGTASPQTPQIGASFSDAPNGSSGEADSKWFEKEEQVATNFDLSLFWKIENFANLEGADAVESEDRFDFFDEKITRWPDGRYCTPIPWTTDKWRLQKNLPLATGRVESTITRLRKNPGDLVNYHAEIQKLIDSKFVEEANMDYEELHTYLPHHPIFRGDKSTTKIRPVFDGAAKTKFGPSLNDVLETGPNLNPDLLSVLLRFRKYEIAWIADIEKAFLNIALQPEDAEAIRFLWPRDPAVAGSPLIAYKWKRVPFGLSSSPFLLRVTINKHFKSLKSRFPETIQQLEESLYVDDYLGGANNLSIAKKRVDETDEIFSDAQLNMRSWATNNEDLKQHLKEKGLSNQVVGLLSPALDGQQKVLGIRWDTGSDSFKFDPASIIQAVEEVGAEITKRKILSISARIFDPIGFLSPTVLLLKIIYQKLWEKEIGSDQAAPADIQKSWKIVMTGLADFTELQIPRWIGLSEKVTSHEIHVFGDASEAAYGAVAYARLQIGQEDPLIILLASKTRVAPLPKKKVTLPRLELLSSLLAVRLGEVVKNAMQVQYWRTIYWSDSLVALGWIRGEPNKWKPFVRNQVETIRKFSQPEWWRHCPGLQNPADLASRGAPAPTLVTSTLWWNGPIWLKGEETEWPDSPNDQIPQTIQSEMESEARSTTVSTTAAIAIPTASVDWNLDKISTWNRLLRRTAWVSRFLSRSQKKLRPPGPERMESIKAIGPDGKGSGKVIRITRLSREELDEAELTIYRQLQRERYPKAFESLQLDNTIQPKEKIAALFPIWDARDRLVRIHGRVSLALRDRNIDPPILLPASHIVITFLITDKHESLLHAGAKVTLSELKEKFWIVKGRQQVKMTLFTCVECKKLTSPPFQELAAPLPLNRLKHAQSFHVTGVDFAGPLLYKPAQRRKKRKAPSGVQDPTPADDPTEEQIEEPPTEGDAPIEALIVGEEDSIEEDVEIQDILITTTKAKKTNHLKSYVCLFTCAVTRAVHLELLPDMTARSFLLAFRKFAARRGPVSVMYSDNAQTFQCVERFLRTIHADPTIQDFLASRKTLWIFSASLAPWWGGFWERMVRSVKDLLRRSNGRACLDYMELEASLAEIESVINARPLSYIGEGADDPLPITPNQFLNNRRSTRADPEPAVNLLAPTSTSIVLQEMDKNRRDYVADICARFVDDYLLQLDNFHSKGKSGRKIRLGEVVVIHDENSKRLMWSTGVVKELIPSRDGLIRSVMLKVPNGNLINRAIQCLHPIELREDLAEDVEIGNPEPIQEPEEDPNPTLPEPEIDLDVGDATPATEEPDDVVEDVEPDATGSGGECVRNIQFQQTTTRSGRRITTPAHLRDYCLGGPR; encoded by the coding sequence ttaatcTTAACGTCAAGTTATCCGATTCCACAGATTACGTCAACATTCGCGGCAagtagccaaaaaagaaaaatcctttcAACTCAAGCAAACAAAACTCCAATGGAAAAGGAGACTGGAACGGCCAGTCCCCAAACTCCGCAAATAGGAGCGTCATTCTCAGATGCCCCAAACGGATCCAGCGGAGAAGCAGATAGCAAATGGTTTGAGAAGGAAGAACAAGTTGCTACTAATTTcgacctttcccttttttggaaaatagaaaacttcGCGAACCTTGAAGGCGCTGATGCAGTGGAGTCGGAGGATCGCTTCGATTTCTTTGACGAAAAAATAACGAGATGGCCAGATGGAAGATACTGTACACCGATCCCTTGGACAACTGACAAGTGGAGACTTCAGAAAAATCTCCCGTTGGCCACCGGAAGAGTGGAAAGCACAATAACAAGATTGAGAAAAAATCCGGGAGACTTGGTGAATTACCACGCAGAAATCCAAAAGCTCATCGACAGCAAATTCGTCGAGGAGGCGAACATGGACTACGAAGAGCTTCACACCTATCTCCCACATCATCCGATCTTCAGAGGCGACAAATCAACGACGAAAATCAGACCCGTCTTTGATGGAGCAGCAAAAACGAAATTTGGACCAAGTCTGAACGACGTGTTGGAGACCGGACCAAATCTCAATCCCGATCTCCTATCAGTGCTATTACGCTTCAGAAAGTACGAGATTGCCTGGATTGCCGACATAGAAAAGGCTTTTCTAAACATCGCCCTGCAGCCGGAAGACGCTGAAGCAATCAGGTTTTTATGGCCCAGGGATCCAGCAGTGGCTGGATCGCCTCTAATTGCCTACAAGTGGAAGAGAGTGCCCTTTGGCCTTAGTTCTAGCCCCTTTCTCCTACGTGTTACAattaacaaacatttcaaatcaCTAAAGTCTCGTTTTCCAGAAACTATTCAACAGCTGGAAGAAAGTTTGTACGTTGACGATTACCTCGGCGGAGCAAACAATTTATCGATCGCCAAGAAAAGAGTCGACGAAACGGACGAGATCTTTAGTGACGCCCAACTCAACATGAGAAGCTGGGCAACCAACAACGAAGACCTAAAACAACACCTGAAGGAGAAAGGACTATCGAATCAAGTCGTAGGCCTACTCTCCCCAGCCTTGGACGGCCAACAGAAGGTGTTAGGAATCCGGTGGGACACCGGATCCGATTCGTTCAAATTTGATCCAGCATCCATCATCCAAGCAGTGGAAGAAGTGGGAGCGGAGATCACCAAAAGGAAGATACTTAGTATCTCGGCAAGGATTTTCGATCCAATTGGATTTTTATCTCCCACTGTACTTTTATTAAAGATTATTTACCAGAAGCTCTGGGAAAAGGAGATAGGTTCGGACCAAGCAGCTCCAGCCGATATCCAAAAATCTTGGAAGATAGTGATGACTGGTCTTGCCGATTTCACCGAACTACAAATTCCACGATGGATCGGACTATCCGAAAAAGTCACTTCACACGAAATTCACGTCTTCGGAGACGCTTCTGAAGCAGCGTATGGAGCCGTAGCCTACGCCCGACTCCAAATAGGACAAGAAGATCCACTCATCATCCTACTGGCCAGCAAAACGAGAGTTGCACCTCTACCTAAGAAAAAAGTAACTTTACCGCGTTTAGAACTGCTGAGCTCACTTTTAGCTGTACGTTTAGGTGAAGTTGTAAAAAACGCGATGCAAGTCCAGTATTGGAGAACTATCTACTGGTCGGACTCCTTAGTTGCACTAGGATGGATTAGAGGAGAGCCGAACAAATGGAAACcattcgtccgaaaccaaGTGGAGACGATACGAAAATTTTCACAGCCCGAGTGGTGGAGACACTGTCCAGGTCTCCAAAATCCGGCCGATCTTGCCTCGCGGGGAGCGCCAGCGCCAACGCTGGTAACCTCAACTCTTTGGTGGAACGGCCCGATTTGGCTCAAAGGAGAAGAAACGGAATGGCCAGATTCTCCCAACGACCAAATTCCACAAACAATCCAGTCCGAAATGGAATCGGAAGCAAGGAGTACGACGGTCAGCACAACAGCAGCCATCGCAATTCCAACAGCCTCCGTCGACTGGAATCTCGACAAAATTTCCACCTGGAATCGACTGTTAAGACGTACAGCCTGGGTCTCACGATTCCTCAGCAGGAGTCAAAAGAAGCTCAGACCTCCCGGTCCAGAACGAATGGAGTCGATAAAGGCAATTGGACCAGATGGAAAAGGAAGTGGAAAAGTTATCCGGATTACAAGATTATCCAGAGAGGAGCTGGATGAAGCGGAACTAACGATCTACAGACAGCTCCAACGAGAGCGGTATCCTAAGGCGTTTGAATCGCTACAGTTAGACAACACAATCCAGCCCAAGGAGAAAATCGCTGCACTTTTTCCAATCTGGGACGCCAGAGACCGTCTCGTTCGAATCCATGGGAGAGTATCACTTGCCCTAAGAGATAGAAACATCGATCCCCCAATTTTGCTTCCTGCATCACATATAGTAATCACTTTCTTAATTACAGACAAACACGAGTCGCTACTACATGCAGGAGCAAAAGTAACACTATCcgagttaaaagaaaaattctggaTAGTCAAGGGACGACAGCAAGTGAAAATGACTTTGTTTACTTGTGTGGAATGTAAAAAGCTGACATCACCACCATTCCAGGAATTAGCAGCCCCTCTTCCTTTAAACCGACTCAAACATGCACAATCTTTTCACGTTACAGGAGTCGATTTCGCTGGACCACTGCTGTACAAACCAGCACAGcgaaggaagaaaaggaaggcTCCATCAGGCGTCCAGGATCCGACGCCAGCAGACGATCCAACTGAAGAGCAAATCGAGGAGCCACCCACTGAAGGAGACGCTCCAATCGAAGCTCTAATCGTAGGCGAAGAGGATTCAATCGAAGAAGATGTCGAAATCCAAGACATTTTAATAACAACAACTAAAGCTAAGAAAACGAACCATCTTAAAAGTTATGTTTGTCTTTTTACGTGTGCAGTCACTCGAGCGGTTCACTTGGAATTACTACCCGATATGACGGCGCGTTCCTTCTTACTAGCCTTCAGAAAATTCGCAGCTAGACGAGGACCCGTCTCAGTGATGTATTCGGACAACGCGCAAACTTTCCAATGTGTTGAACGATTCCTGAGAACTATCCATGCCGATCCAACCATTCAAGATTTCCTCGCGTCCAGAAAAACCCTTTGGATATTTTCCGCCAGCCTAGCGCCATGGTGGGGAGGATTCTGGGAACGGATGGTGAGGAGCGTCAAGGATCTGCTGCGACGCTCCAACGGTCGAGCCTGCCTTGACTACATGGAACTGGAAGCGAGTCTAGCAGAAATCGAGAGCGTAATCAACGCCCGCCCACTCAGCTATATCGGAGAAGGAGCTGACGATCCACTTCCGATAACTCCAAACCAATTTCTAAACAACAGACGTTCTACTCGTGCCGATCCGGAGCCAGCCGTTAACTTGCTAGCTCCAACATCGACCAGCATCGTACTACAAGAGATGGACAAGAACAGGAGGGATTATGTCGCTGACATCTGTGCCAGATTTGTCGACGATTATCTACTCCAACTAGACAACTTCCACTCCAAAGGAAAATCCGGAAGGAAGATCCGCCTAGGAGAAGTCGTCGTTATCCACGACGAAAACTCCAAACGACTCATGTGGTCTACCGGAGTAGTGAAGGAACTGATTCCAAGCCGCGACGGACTCATCCGCTCTGTCATGCTCAAGGTTCCAAATGGTAATTTAATTAATAGAGCCATTCAATGTCTTCACCCCATAGAGCTGCGAGAAGACCTCGCCGAAGACGTCGAAATTGGAAATCCGGAACCGATCCAGGAGCCGGAAGAGGATCCAAATCCAACTCTGCCAGAGCCAGAAATCGATCTCGATGTCGGAGACGCTACGCCAGCTACCGAAGAACCGGACGACGTCGTCGAAGATGTCGAGCCGGATGCTACGGGCTCTGGTGGGGAGTGTGTTAGGAATATTCAATTCCaacagacgacgacgagatccGGGCGCCGCATAACAACACCGGCGCATCTACGCGACTATTGCCTAGGGGGCCCCCGATAG
- the LOC124320785 gene encoding uncharacterized protein LOC124320785 gives MESQLRLKGPENDEGILQMDGFGQEQRAKAGLYDEAIAANKEYCAALIKFREELIERKSLLEKRHRLLKEEIWRLKTNAGEKTRKGDVMKRLSFSNFGYPYFKDKDGKPLPVYEEALRLNKILRFEPSFYTPKPKMLPKQEEKLNEVLLRHLIRIAFNKLTTERENVRVILTEKAAKGFPHKTLSNKLESIDKQIKEVNVNPKKWFKDSVVFNLIDWKEIASEVFPHQIGYDGVFVRRWWMVKLDPSFARGQLTAKEIKCLKKITKDSPEGFMDFQAIATQMSTELKVRKRHVFQLFQFYQTKLNGNNRKFGWTKAEEERLRVQYQEKSTDHNTPKRQEIWNTIRPAFPGRSVSQMEAKLRRLSPTPAKSPSRCLPYAIKSVVTPSKTPRGRPKKPEKSALHLQIAKLCSLYKSIHRGNRRKTSLPGDGRRNGLILSAIQRLLPLKTDQWKIPREASELVAAGVAEKDLGAVEVMLSLPESNLNSKISFPPNLASLTGLRGLMISLESTSQSVDVEIEQGISETEVNEICCLGDPDEDKKLLFALDKCFGSWTRPFLDIEAPVDEKK, from the exons ATGGAATCCCAACTACGTCTTAAGGGCCCTGAAAATGATGAAGGAATCCTTCAAATG GATGGCTTTGGCCAAGAGCAACGTGCGAAAGCTGGATTGTATGATGAAGCTATAGCGGCCAACAAAGAGTATTGTGCTGCGTTGATTAAGTTCCGAGAAGAACTTATTGAGAGAAAATCGCTGTTAGAAAAACGTCATCGCTTATTGAAAGAAGAGATTTGGCGTCTGAAAACAAATGCTGGGGAAAAGACAAGAAAGGGAGATGTCATGAAACGACTGAGCTTTTCTAATTTTGGATATCCTTATTTTAAGGATAAGGATGGTAAACCTCTACCAG tatACGAAGAAGCTCTACGTTTGAACAAAATTCTTCGTTTTGAGCCATCTTTCTACACCCCTAAGCCGAAAATGCTtccaaaacaagaagaaaaattgaacgAAGTCCTCTTGAGGCATTTAATACGAATCGCCTTTAACAAACTGACAACTGAAAGAGAGAACGTGAGGGTTATTTTGACGGAGAAGGCGGCTAAAGGGTTCCCGCACAAAACTTTATCAAACAAACTTGAAAGTATTGATAAACAGATCAAAGAAGTAAATGTGAACcccaaaaaatggtttaaagaTTCAGTTGTGTTTAATCTAATCGACTGGAAGGAGATCGCCTCGGAGGTGTTCCCACATCAAATTGGCTACGATGGAGTGTTCGTTAGGAGATGGTGGATGGTGAAACTAGATCCTAGCTTCGCGAGGGGTCAACTTACGGCCAAGGAAATCAAGTGCTTAAAGAAAATTACTAAGGATAGCCCTGAAGGGTTTATGGACTTTCAAGCCATAGCGACACAAATGTCTACGGAGTTAAAAGTAAGAAAACGACatgtttttcaacttttccaatTCTACCAGACGAAGTTGAACGGAAATAACCGGAAATTTGGTTGGACTAAG gCGGAAGAGGAACGTTTGCGTGTTCAATATCAGGAAAAAAGCACGGATCACAACACCCCCAAGAGGCAAGAAATATGGAATACCATTCGCCCAGCCTTTCCTGGGAGGTCTGTCTCTCAAATGGAGGCAAAACTCCGCAGACTTTCCCCAACACCTGCCAAGTCACCGTCCAGATGTCTTCCCTATGCAATCAAATCAGTTGTAACCCCGTCGAAAACACCACGTGGGCGTCCGAAAAAGCCCGAAAAGTCAGCTTTGCATCTGCAGATCGCCAAGTTGTGCTCTCTCTACAAATCCATCCATCGGGGAAACCGCCGTAAAACATCGCTCCCAGGCGACGGACGTCGTAATGGATTGATATTAAGTGCCATCCAACGACTGTTGCCATTGAAAACCGATCAATGGAAAATCCCCCGCGAGGCCAGCGAATTGGTGGCAGCTGGAGTTGCCGAGAAGGATCTTGGAGCTGTTGAGGTTATGCTCAGTCTACCGGAGTCCAATCTTAATTCGAAGATCAGTTTTCCGCCCAATTTGGCCTCTCTTACTGGTTTAAGAGGACTAATGATCAGTCTAGAGAGCACAAGTCAGTCTGTTGATGTGGAAATTGAACAAGGAATCTCTGAGACGGAAGTAAACGAAATCTGCTGCTTGGGAGATCCAGATGAGGATAAAAAACTGCTGTTTGCACTTGATAAGTGCTTTGGATCATGGACCAGACCGTTTCTGGATATCGAGGCTCCTGTCGATGAAAAGAAGTGA
- the LOC124329886 gene encoding tyrosine-protein kinase-like otk, whose product MSPHFTSPLNNITFAKEGTKVELHCRAEGYPAPTIQWDRDSVMDGFTSDRFSVDRNGTLTIQNAQQEDQGFYGCTAGNAGGFKRAEFRLAIGNTNQVITTVLNPSPRL is encoded by the exons A TGTCGCCACATTTCACGTCGCCACTCAACAACATCACGTTCGCCAAGGAAGGCACGAAAGTTGAACTGCATTGCAGAGCGGAAGGTTACCCTGCCCCGACGATTCAATGGGATCGAGATTCCGTCATGGACGGATTTACTTCTGATCG ATTCTCTGTGGATCGAAACGGGACGTTGACAATACAAAATGCCCAGCAAGAGGATCAGGGATTTTACGGATGCACGGCTGGTAATGCCGGAGGATTTAAAAGGGCAGAGTTTCGATTGGCG attggGAATACCAATCAGGTGATTACGACGGTGCTGAATCCATCGCCAAGACTATAA
- the LOC124338795 gene encoding nucleoprotein TPR-like translates to MYGGQTSKSNEASQTFKQETEQHLVKLNEDRSELARNLQEAQNKLKTLEEGAAILGQATAHQSEEVSNRITALEAELASMTEKFKLDEDSEAKAREEALDQVKNAKEAQEKYERELMQHAV, encoded by the exons ATGTATGGCGGCCAGACCAGTAAAAGTAACGAAGCCAGCCAGACATTCAAGCAAGAAACAGAACAACATTTGGTTAAATTAAATGAGGATCGTTCAGAACTAGCCCGTAACCTTCAAGAAGCTCAGAATAAACTTAAG ACTTTGGAAGAGGGAGCGGCGATCTTGGGTCAAGCAACGGCGCACCAGTCTGAAGAAGTTTCTAATCGCATTACAGCACTCGAAGCCGAATTAGCTTCAATGActgagaaatttaaattggACGAAGATTCTGAAGCGAAAGCCCGCGAAGAAGCATTAGATCAAGTAAAGAATGCCAAGGAAGCACAAGAAAAGTACGAAAGGGAATTGATGCAGCACGCAGTGTGA
- the LOC124338954 gene encoding uncharacterized protein LOC124338954, translated as MEDFCDLPFDLNEIFRVETLDDTEILTDPYLCLSILGQEDPDEVLNGGVLLELESFLFDGPSAESTTGDLYRDPPNVQTVPASGPIVNMESQLRLKGPENDEGILQMDGFGQEQRAKAGLYDEAIAANKEYCAALIKFLEELIERKSLLEKRHRLLKEEIWRLKTNAGEKTRKGDVMKRLLF; from the exons ATGGAGGACTTCTGCGACTTACCCTTTGatctaaatgaaattttcagaGTGGAAACCTTAGATGACACAGAAATACTTACAGACCCTTATCTGTGTTTGTCAATCCTTGGACAGGAGGACCCAGATGAG GTGTTGAATGGTGGTGTGTTGTTGGAATTGGAGAGCTTCCTGTTTGATGGCCCTTCAGCAGAGAGTACAACAGGAGATTTGTATAGGGATCCCCCAAATGTTCAGACGGTCCCTGCAAGTGGACCAATTGTCAATATGGAATCCCAACTACGTCTTAAGGGCCCTGAAAATGATGAAGGAATCCTTCAAATG GATGGCTTTGGCCAAGAGCAACGTGCGAAAGCTGGATTGTATGATGAAGCTATAGCGGCCAACAAAGAGTATTGTGCTGCGTTGATAAAGTTCCTAGAAGAACTTATTGAGAGAAAATCGCTGTTAGAAAAACGACATCGCTTATTGAAAGAAGAGATTTGGCGTCTGAAAACAAATGCTGGGGAAAAGACAAGAAAGGGAGATGTCATGAAACGACTGCTTTTCTAA
- the LOC124320857 gene encoding uncharacterized protein LOC124320857: protein MVKLDPSFARGQLTAKEIKCLKKITKDSPEGFMDFQAIATQMSTELKVRKRHVFQLFQFYQTKLNGNNRKFGWTKAEEERLRVQYQEKSTDHNTPKRQEIWNTIRPAFPGRSVSQMEAKLRRLSPTPAKSPSRCLPYAIKSVVTPSKTPRGRPKKPEKSALHLQTAKLCSLYKSIHRGNRRKTSLPGDGRRNGLILSAIQRLLPLKTDRWKIPREASELVAAGVAEKDLGAVEVMLSLPESNLNSKISFPPNLASLTGLRGLMISLESTSQSVDVEIEQGISETEVNEICCLGDPVEDERVLFALDKCFGSWTRPFLDIEAPVDEKK from the exons ATGGTGAAACTAGATCCTAGCTTCGCTAGGGGTCAACTTACGGCCAAGGAAATCAAGTGCTTAAAGAAAATTACTAAGGATAGCCCTGAAGGGTTTATGGACTTTCAAGCCATAGCGACACAAATGTCTACGGAGTTAAAAGTAAGAAAACGACatgtttttcaacttttccaatTCTACCAGACGAAGTTGAACGGAAATAACCGGAAATTTGGTTGGACTAAG GCGGAAGAGGAACGTTTGCGTGTTCAATATCAGGAAAAAAGCACGGATCACAACACCCCCAAGAGGCAAGAAATATGGAATACCATTCGCCCAGCCTTTCCTGGGAGGTCTGTCTCTCAAATGGAGGCAAAACTCCGCAGACTTTCCCCAACACCTGCCAAGTCACCGTCCAGATGTCTTCCCTATGCAATCAAATCAGTTGTAACCCCGTCGAAAACACCACGTGGGCGTCCGAAAAAGCCCGAAAAGTCAGCTTTGCATCTGCAGACCGCCAAGTTGTGCTCTCTCTACAAATCCATCCATCGGGGAAACCGCCGTAAAACATCGCTCCCAGGCGACGGACGTCGTAATGGATTGATATTAAGTGCCATCCAACGACTGTTGCCATTGAAAACCGATCGATGGAAAATCCCCCGCGAGGCCAGCGAATTGGTGGCAGCTGGAGTTGCCGAGAAGGATCTTGGAGCTGTTGAGGTTATGCTCAGTCTACCGGAGTCCAATCTTAATTCGAAGATCAGTTTTCCGCCCAATTTGGCCTCTCTTACTGGTTTAAGAGGACTAATGATCAGTCTAGAGAGCACAAGTCAGTCTGTTGATGTGGAAATTGAACAAGGAATCTCTGAGACGGAAGTAAACGAAATCTGCTGCTTGGGAGATCCAGTTGAAGATGAAAGAGTGCTGTTTGCACTTGATAAGTGCTTTGGATCATGGACCAGACCGTTTCTGGATATCGAGGCTCCTGTTGATGAAAAGAAGTGA
- the LOC124339113 gene encoding LOW QUALITY PROTEIN: tyrosine-protein kinase-like otk (The sequence of the model RefSeq protein was modified relative to this genomic sequence to represent the inferred CDS: deleted 2 bases in 1 codon) — MATLHVRVFVIEKLKKFTVPPVAKSLELGTVRKILCKAQGNPAPIVQWVKEGLKPLQVWPPHIIEDVNGTLIFHGVQDDDAGQYSCIATNSQGLISASILINVTMSPHFTSLPNNITFAKEGTKVELHCRAEGYPAPTIQWDRASVMGGFTSDRFSVDRNGTLTIQNAQQEDQGFYGCTAGNAGGFKRAEFQLAVKGKYSNFHSIAKGDYDGAESIAKTIIITLGAAAAYIFLSVGLLIWCRLRRRQRKLRSPNDGGAGGAEAQLDVQTALLTKVDGRQSPAIDKLNVPNSSITKGALQGKCRFGDILEGSVTGLSTAEGSTRVLLRILSTRDEDLNIEFRRQVDMFHRVRHANLVAVLGCCRDSPDFQMILMESHPYINLKSHLLSTSSSSQPPWSVAQIQSATIQIARGMNALAEARFFHRRDLGTRNILVAFHGTDNTKVCLKIGSFGMDKEPFNNDYYVYKHQSIALRWLPHESALEDEYSTNSDVWMFAVTIWELHHAAQRPLSYRSDEVLLADLRKKCGQHWDASFCKSNAMSSLLVKCWSHDPILRPSLTNCWFALNLIAITQRHQPATTNLKPAEDLL; from the exons ATGGCCACTTTGCATGTCCGAG tttttgtgatagaaaaattaaaaaagtttacGGTGCCACCGGTGGCCAAGAGTTTGGAGCTTGGCACAGTCCGCAAGATTTTGTGCAAAGCTCAAGGCAATCCAGCTCCCATCGTCCAATGGGTCAAGGAAGGCTTGAAGCCGTTGCAGGTCTGGCCGCCACACATCATCGAAGACGTCAACGGAACGCTCATTTTTCACGGAGTCCAGGACGACGATGCCGGCCAATACTCTTGCATCGCCACCAATTCTCAAGGGCTCATCAGCGCTTCCATCTTGATCAACGTGACGA TGTCGCCACATTTTACGTCGCTACCCAACAACATCACGTTCGCCAAGGAAGGCACGAAAGTTGAACTGCATTGCAGAGCGGAAGGTTACCCTGCCCCGACGATTCAATGGGATCGAGCTTCCGTCATGGGCGGATTTACTTCTGATCG ATTCTCTGTGGATCGAAACGGGACGTTGACAATACAAAATGCCCAGCAAGAGGATCAGGGATTTTACGGATGCACGGCTGGTAATGCCGGAGGATTTAAAAGGGCAGAGTTTCAATTGGCGGTAAAAGGGAAATATTCGAATTTTCATTCAATTGCAaaag GTGATTACGACGGTGCTGAATCCATCGCCAAGACTATAATAATCACGTTAGGAGCGGCCGCTGCCTACATCTTCTTGTCGGTTGgtttgttgatttggtgtcgATTGAGACGACGCCAAAGGAAATTGCGATCGCCTAATGACGGCGGTGCTGGTGGTGCAGAAGCTCAACTCGACGTTCAAACAGCTTTAC TGACAAAAGTAGATGGTCGTCAGTCTCCGGCCATTGACAAGTTAAATGTTCCCAACTCCTCAATCACTAAAGGAGCATTACAAGGAAAATGCCGGTTTGGAGATATCCTTGAAGGCTCCGTAACTG GTCTGAGTACAGCAGAAGGCAGCACTCGTGTTCTACTCAGGATATTGAGTACTCGAGACGAGGACCTGAACATTGAATTCCGCCGACAGGTGGATATGTTCCATCGAGTCCGCCACGCCAATTTGGTGGCCGTGCTGGGCTGCTGTCGGGACTCGCCCgactttcaaatgattctcaTGGAATCCCACCCGTACATCAATCTGAAATCGCATTTGCTGtcgacttcttcttcgtctcagCCGCCGTGGTCGGTCGCCCAAATTCAAAGCGCCACAATTCAGATCGCTCGAGGAATGAATGCACTAGCCGAAGCCCGTTTCTTTCACCGT CGTGATCTTGGCACGCGAAATATCCTGGTCGCATTCCATGGCACAGATAATACCAAG GTGTGTTTGAAGATCGGCAGCTTCGGAATGGACAAGGAGCCGTTCAACAACGATTACTACGTCTACAAGCACCAGTCGATCGCTCTGCGCTGGCTCCCGCACGAATCAGCGTTGGAGGATGAATATTCGACCAATTCTGACGTGTGGATGTTCGCCGTCACGATCTGGGAGCTGCATCACGCCGCCCAACGGCCTCTGTCCTACCGATCGGACGAGGTTCTGCTGGCCGATTTGAGGAAGAAATGTGGCCAACACTGGGACGCTTCCTTCTGCAAATCGAACGCCATGTCCAGTTTACTTGTCAAGTGTTGGTCACACGACCCCATTCTCAGACCGTCTTTGACGAACTGCTGGTTTGCGCTGAATCTAATAGCAATAACGCAACGCCATCAACCAGCAACGACGAATCTAAAACCCGCTGAAGATTTACTATGA